In the genome of Hyphobacterium sp. CCMP332, one region contains:
- the dnaK gene encoding molecular chaperone DnaK, translating to MGKIIGIDLGTTNSVVAVMEGNEPVVIPNSEGKRTTPSVVAFLDGGKGERKVGDPAKRQAITNPENTIMSIKRFMGRTFSDAKKETENISYKLEKGTNDTPRVKIGDRNYTPQEISAMILQKMKATAEDYLGTTVTEAVITVPAYFNDSQRQATKEAGQIAGLEVKRIINEPTAAALAYGLDKKNQDIKIAVFDLGGGTFDISVLELGDGVFEVKSTDGDTHLGGDDFDQVIIDWLSAEFKKDEGIDLTKDPMALQRLKEAAEKAKIELSSSTSTEINLPYIMPVDGIPKHLVKTLTRAKFEQLSDTLIKRTLEPVKKAVKNSGFSTNEIDEVILVGGSTRIPKIQEEVEKFFGKKPSKGVNPDEVVAIGASIQGGVLTGEVKDVLLLDVTPLSLGIETVGGVFTKLIEANSTIPTKKSEVFSTAADNQPSVEIHVLQGERSMAKDNRTIGKFHLDGIPPAPRGVPQVEVSFDIDANGILNVSAKDKGTGKEQKIRIEASSGLSDEEIEKMKQEAEANAETDKQAKEQADKVNAADAMIFQTEKQLSEFGEKLSDANKSSIESALEKLKKAHESKDLAAIDTAMEEINTAWQNASSEIYQAQQEAGQTEGAENSNEAGTESSDDPDVTDVDYEEVDSENKK from the coding sequence ATGGGAAAAATAATAGGAATAGATTTAGGAACTACCAATTCCGTCGTAGCTGTAATGGAGGGAAATGAACCTGTCGTTATACCAAATAGCGAAGGGAAAAGAACCACACCTTCTGTTGTAGCATTTTTAGATGGAGGTAAAGGAGAGAGAAAAGTAGGTGATCCTGCAAAACGACAGGCCATAACAAATCCTGAAAATACGATTATGTCCATAAAAAGATTTATGGGTCGTACATTCAGCGATGCAAAGAAAGAAACAGAAAATATATCTTATAAGCTCGAAAAGGGTACTAACGATACACCGAGAGTTAAAATAGGAGACAGAAATTATACTCCACAGGAAATTTCAGCTATGATTCTTCAAAAAATGAAGGCAACGGCTGAAGATTATCTGGGTACAACAGTTACCGAAGCGGTAATCACCGTACCGGCTTATTTTAATGATTCTCAAAGACAAGCTACGAAAGAGGCCGGTCAGATTGCAGGCCTGGAAGTAAAAAGAATTATTAACGAGCCTACGGCGGCGGCTTTGGCCTACGGTCTGGACAAGAAAAATCAGGATATAAAAATAGCTGTTTTTGATTTGGGTGGAGGTACATTTGATATTTCCGTCCTTGAATTGGGAGACGGTGTATTTGAAGTAAAGTCTACCGATGGTGACACACACCTTGGTGGAGATGATTTTGACCAGGTTATTATTGACTGGTTATCGGCTGAATTTAAAAAAGACGAAGGCATTGATTTAACAAAAGATCCAATGGCTCTTCAAAGATTAAAAGAAGCCGCCGAGAAAGCTAAGATTGAATTATCAAGCAGTACCAGTACTGAAATTAACCTGCCATATATTATGCCGGTTGATGGGATACCAAAACACCTTGTAAAAACGCTTACAAGAGCCAAATTTGAACAGCTTTCTGATACTTTGATAAAAAGAACGCTTGAGCCGGTGAAAAAGGCCGTTAAAAACTCAGGCTTTAGCACAAATGAAATCGACGAAGTCATCTTAGTCGGTGGATCTACAAGAATTCCTAAAATTCAGGAAGAGGTTGAAAAATTCTTTGGAAAGAAACCTTCTAAAGGCGTTAATCCTGACGAAGTTGTAGCCATAGGTGCTTCAATTCAAGGAGGAGTATTAACAGGAGAAGTTAAAGATGTTCTTTTGTTGGATGTTACTCCGCTTTCTTTGGGTATCGAAACTGTTGGCGGTGTATTTACAAAATTAATCGAAGCTAACAGCACCATACCTACTAAGAAGTCAGAAGTATTCTCTACAGCAGCTGATAATCAGCCTTCTGTTGAGATTCACGTTCTTCAGGGTGAAAGATCGATGGCAAAAGACAATAGAACCATTGGTAAATTTCATTTGGATGGAATTCCACCGGCACCAAGAGGTGTGCCACAGGTAGAAGTATCATTTGATATTGATGCCAACGGAATTTTAAATGTTTCTGCAAAAGACAAAGGAACCGGTAAGGAGCAAAAAATTAGAATTGAAGCTTCTTCTGGCTTATCCGATGAAGAAATAGAAAAAATGAAGCAGGAAGCAGAAGCCAACGCTGAAACTGACAAGCAGGCGAAAGAGCAGGCAGATAAAGTCAATGCAGCTGATGCTATGATTTTCCAAACTGAGAAACAATTAAGTGAGTTTGGTGAAAAATTATCTGATGCCAATAAGTCGAGCATCGAATCTGCACTTGAAAAATTGAAAAAAGCTCATGAATCTAAAGATCTTGCTGCCATTGATACAGCAATGGAAGAGATCAATACAGCATGGCAAAATGCATCAAGTGAGATTTATCAGGCACAACAAGAGGCAGGCCAGACAGAAGGAGCGGAAAACTCCAATGAAGCAGGTACTGAATCGTCAGATGATCCTGATGTTACTGATGTAGATTATGAAGAAGTAGATTCAGAAAATAAAAAGTAA
- a CDS encoding MGMT family protein produces the protein MDKFSFFSSVFDVVKLIPEGRVTSYGAIAKYLGAKSGARMVGWALNQSITNKDPIPAHRVVNRQGLLTGKIHFPGDSMERELKKEGLIIENDKILNFRERFWDPETELDVLN, from the coding sequence ATGGACAAATTTTCATTTTTCAGTAGTGTATTCGACGTAGTCAAACTTATCCCGGAAGGCCGTGTAACTTCCTATGGTGCAATTGCAAAATATCTTGGTGCTAAATCGGGTGCGCGTATGGTCGGCTGGGCTTTGAATCAAAGTATAACAAACAAAGATCCTATTCCTGCACACAGGGTAGTAAACAGACAGGGATTACTCACTGGCAAAATTCACTTTCCAGGCGATTCCATGGAAAGGGAACTTAAAAAGGAAGGACTAATAATCGAAAATGATAAAATATTAAACTTTCGCGAGCGCTTTTGGGATCCGGAAACAGAATTGGATGTATTAAACTAA
- a CDS encoding pyridoxal phosphate-dependent aminotransferase produces MNPEILSSRIKAMKPSATIAMAQRARELSSKGVDVINLSLGEPDFHTPEHIKEGGIKGIRENYTSYPPIPGYLDLREAIAAKLKRDNNLDYSAKQIVVSTGAKQSIANVMLCLLDPGDEVIVFTPYWVSYVSLIKLAEGKPVLVEGSLENKFKVDPRDFEKAIGPKTKAVIFSSPSNPTGTVYTKKELGEFASVIKKFPNLFVISDEIYEYINFLGEHSSIASFPEIKDQVVLVNGFSKGFAMTGWRVGYIAAAQELASACDKIQGQFTSATCSIAQRAALTAASSDLKETFKMRDAFRKRRDIVLELLNQIPGIKTYVPDGAFYIFPEIDHYFGKSKGDFTIKDSVDFCMYLLSDSHVSTVAGSAFGAPKCFRMSFAASEDQLKEAVRRISKSLSELS; encoded by the coding sequence ATGAACCCTGAAATTCTTTCCTCCCGTATTAAAGCAATGAAACCTTCTGCCACCATTGCTATGGCTCAAAGGGCAAGAGAACTTTCCTCAAAAGGTGTGGATGTTATAAACCTGAGTTTGGGAGAACCAGATTTTCATACACCGGAACACATTAAGGAAGGAGGTATTAAAGGAATAAGAGAAAACTACACTTCCTATCCACCGATTCCCGGCTATTTAGATTTAAGAGAAGCTATTGCAGCAAAACTAAAACGAGACAATAATCTAGACTATTCCGCAAAACAAATTGTGGTTAGTACCGGGGCAAAGCAAAGTATTGCGAATGTCATGTTATGTCTTCTGGATCCAGGAGATGAAGTCATAGTATTTACACCCTATTGGGTATCCTATGTTTCTCTGATTAAACTGGCCGAAGGAAAACCCGTTTTAGTGGAGGGATCACTCGAGAATAAATTTAAGGTCGATCCAAGGGATTTTGAAAAGGCAATTGGTCCAAAAACAAAAGCGGTCATTTTTTCTTCGCCCTCAAATCCAACCGGAACTGTTTATACTAAAAAAGAACTTGGTGAATTTGCCTCAGTTATTAAAAAATTTCCAAATCTGTTCGTCATTTCAGATGAGATATACGAGTACATTAATTTCCTTGGAGAACATTCGTCCATTGCTTCATTTCCGGAAATAAAAGACCAGGTTGTGTTGGTAAATGGATTTTCTAAAGGTTTTGCAATGACCGGATGGAGAGTCGGGTACATTGCTGCTGCACAGGAATTGGCATCGGCTTGTGATAAAATACAGGGACAGTTTACTTCTGCTACCTGTTCAATCGCCCAAAGAGCAGCACTTACCGCGGCAAGCTCAGATTTAAAGGAAACCTTTAAAATGCGCGATGCTTTTAGAAAACGCAGAGATATTGTTTTAGAACTGCTCAATCAAATACCCGGAATTAAAACATATGTACCTGATGGTGCATTTTATATTTTTCCCGAAATAGACCATTACTTTGGGAAATCAAAAGGTGATTTTACAATCAAAGATTCGGTTGATTTTTGCATGTATTTATTAAGCGACAGTCACGTGTCGACCGTGGCTGGATCGGCTTTTGGAGCACCAAAATGTTTTAGAATGTCCTTTGCCGCTTCCGAAGATCAATTGAAAGAAGCAGTGAGAAGAATTTCAAAAAGCTTGTCTGAACTATCTTAA
- a CDS encoding D-glycero-beta-D-manno-heptose-7-phosphate kinase, translated as MSVFTNIFKEFDKLKVMVIGDVMVDSYLWGKVSRISPEAPVPIVNVVKREKRLGGAANVALNLMALGATPVLVSVIGQDSDGDDFMNLLKDQNFSTAGIHRSENRPTTIKHRVLGGTQHLLRVDAENTELLDEKENESLKRKVDKLISDCDALIFEDYDKGVISEDLISFVVKKCRERNIPVAVDPKKRNFLSYKEVDLFKPNLKELKEGLNIEIIPNDKHSLKRASDSLRNELNHKMTLLTLSEHGIFYDAKTSDLIPAHRREISDVSGAGDTVISIATCCKALDLPESLLAELSNLGGGLVCEHVGVVPIEKDTLLEEAIHSIDPARHGLGR; from the coding sequence ATGTCAGTTTTCACCAACATATTTAAAGAATTTGATAAGCTCAAGGTGATGGTGATAGGAGATGTAATGGTCGATTCCTATTTATGGGGGAAGGTCAGCAGGATTTCTCCCGAAGCACCCGTGCCAATCGTAAATGTGGTAAAAAGAGAGAAAAGATTGGGAGGTGCGGCAAATGTAGCATTGAATCTTATGGCACTTGGAGCCACTCCTGTTTTAGTTTCTGTGATAGGGCAGGATTCAGATGGAGATGACTTCATGAATCTTCTAAAAGATCAAAACTTTTCCACAGCAGGAATACATCGCAGTGAAAACAGACCAACTACCATTAAACACCGGGTTTTGGGTGGTACCCAACATTTGCTAAGAGTTGATGCAGAAAACACAGAACTTCTGGATGAAAAAGAAAATGAGTCATTAAAAAGAAAAGTTGATAAGTTAATAAGCGATTGTGATGCGCTTATTTTTGAGGATTATGATAAAGGAGTGATCAGTGAGGACTTAATAAGTTTTGTGGTCAAAAAATGCAGAGAAAGAAATATACCGGTTGCGGTGGATCCAAAGAAAAGAAATTTCCTTTCATATAAAGAGGTAGACTTGTTTAAACCAAATTTGAAAGAATTAAAGGAGGGCCTGAATATTGAAATAATACCAAACGATAAGCATAGTTTGAAAAGAGCTTCTGATTCTTTGAGAAATGAGCTCAATCATAAAATGACATTGTTAACGCTCTCCGAACACGGTATTTTTTACGATGCTAAAACTTCAGATTTAATTCCGGCACATAGAAGAGAGATTTCTGATGTGTCAGGTGCAGGTGACACTGTTATAAGCATCGCAACTTGTTGTAAGGCTTTGGATTTACCCGAATCACTTTTGGCTGAATTATCCAATTTGGGAGGAGGACTCGTCTGCGAACATGTTGGCGTAGTGCCGATTGAAAAAGACACCCTGCTCGAAGAAGCCATACATAGCATCGA